In Manduca sexta isolate Smith_Timp_Sample1 unplaced genomic scaffold, JHU_Msex_v1.0 HiC_scaffold_1235, whole genome shotgun sequence, the sequence ACGAACTAAATTGCATTATAGTTTTTGCCATGGCGCAAGCACGTGTATTTCAAGATtacttattttctaaattttattcaaatacatacCTTACAGCCCTTCTTTATTCTGTATCAAATATTCAATCATATAATTACTCACGCTACTATttaactttgttatttatttcttattcagTATTAAGTTAACGGATCAGAGGAGGCTGAAATTTCGTCCCAATTTTTTTGTCtcatttttagtaaaataactaaattagaatttttatataaacaggTCTCAATTGTTGTCATTAGCGgatataaagttataattaaaacaatgttattcACGGTTGTACTCAGCCAGTAACAAATAACCCAGATTTCTGACATATTTACCTTTTTTGGTGATGTATTTCGATGTAGCAAAATGCAATGCAATagcaaatgtatttatatttcgatagcgttcattttaagtttaatatttaagtagtataaaattataaaaatctcaaaATCGGAGgtcttaaaattaaatgatttggATAGAACTGATGATCAGTACagtgtatataaattatcttggtTAGAATTTCTGTCGAATAAAATTCCGTTTTTGGGCATGTCCATAATAAAAGTTTATGCaggaaaaaaaaagaatttgatttctttgtaaatcaaaattttattttattacaaacatattttattttactttgaataaaaaaaatattcacaaatattttatataagttttgattttctggtaatacaaaacatttttttaatcaacaatatattttaaataaaaaacacattattcaCAACTATTTTAGATACGTATAACACCACGTTATCAAGGTTTTATTTTGGAGCGGAGTTTTTATTAACTATTAGGTATAAGAGAAGCCGAATGAGtcttaaatgtaatataaaactacaaattatTGCGGATCCAATTACCGTACCGCGAAACACGTACATTGACTCCAGGGAAGCGAGCCAAACCGCAACCCTCTCCCCAGGAGCAGACACCGACGAGAACGCGGTTGTGGTAGAGAGGACCGCCGGAGTCACCCTGGCACTGGTCGCGACCGCCAACGTTAAGCCAGCCGGCGCACAACATGTTGTCCGTGACGGTGCGGCCAATACTGGCGTAACGAGACCTGCACGTGGCCTGGTTCACTGTCCAGATCTGAACGTGGCGCAGTTGGGCCGATGAAGCACCATTTGTCTGGAATAAAAGGAgtgtgctcgtataaaaaatattttattataatattttatgataaaactacaatttaaataaatatactgaaaTGGGCACCttaaaaattacgttttaatttttattaaaacataacttCCTCAAATTTATTGAACGATTTATGCGAAATACGCTAAAGATCATCCAAATCGTCACCTGGGCCCCTTAGTAAAAATCGGCGAGCGCTCAATGAAGTCTCTCATTATTGGGACAATtggtataattgtgttatatttttctcctttctattttaaatgctatactgctattgtaccaaaaataaatctttctaCGCTTCTTTTTTTCTATCAAACATCTGTACAAACTttcaaactatatttaaaagcaaaagaATAAAGTACTTACAGAAGTTCGTCCCCACCCAGCAGCCCAAACAACCTGTCCATCCCGTAAATTATAGTTAGGGCCAGCAAAGCTTACGGCCCGGGCAGTGTTGCTAAACGATATGGTAGCCGAGAGGCGAATGATTGCAATGTCATTATTGAGTGTCCTCCTGTTGTAGTTAGGGTGAATAATGAATCTCTGCGAATTTATTACTCTTCCACCACTATTCGCATTAGTGGAGCCCACTCTTACACGCCATCTGTTAGTGCTGTCGCCACTAGAAgcaatttagatattataaaaaatctgtttatccgataaagttaaaaataataagaacgGCACTAtagataaatttgattttttttttattttatagtattgcAGTTTCCCCCTTAAGAGAAAACATCTATATTCAAAGTCCCAAGATGCCTAGTAATTACCCTACTTAGTATTAACATTGACTAATACCAGCCGTCTGACATAATTATATACTCACTGAGGACAGTGTGCAGCTGTAACGATGCTCCGACTATTGACAATAGTACCACCACAAGTTTGTCGCCACTGATTCAAGTTTGAACTATATAGTAAGGCAACTATGCTGGGATAGTTACTAATTGTCGTAGTACTGCCGCCCACGATCCTTTGTGGATTAGCTGGAACCGCTGTAGACATATCAAAAGGCATGTCtgtatataaacattaaagaaaactaataataataagaatttattttggaatttttgACTGTCTGTCTGTATCACTATACACTCATCCTGCAAAAACAACTGTAGGGAATGGAATTCAGATTTCACCAACGTGTTGCTAAAGGTCTAACTTTAAGTAAGGGCatccattttatcccgggaaaatataaagcgggatttatcccagaaaacatTTACACGAAgcggagccacgagcaaaagctagtattcaatataaaagtaattttggtGATATAAAATtgggtaattttaataatataataatatacataatgttatcCTTGCAATTGAAAGATTGCATTTAGTGATATAACCAGGCAGAATTTGATAAGTCTGCTGAGACAACTCACTTCATCAACATCGATCTCTTTTAATGAAcatgtgtaatattatgtactaacaCTTACCTACTACAGCGGAGATGCTTAGAGCAAGTAAAGCGATGTGTGTCCGCATGTTTGCAAACAAGTGCATATTGTGTTAATAATTCAGagtttttataccaaaataacaTCGATTTTCGGAACATAATCTTTTCAACGAGATAAGACAAGAGATTGTGTATAGCTctactgttatatattttctacgTCACCAAAAACAAGGTACTTTCCCTACATTTTGGGAGCTTAAtgagatttaattataattaatcttccTGTTTCATTCGATGTAGAAGTTTCAAACCgtgacaaaattattttacgtggTTGGTGTttgatttcaaataattttatgattgagTCATGCATGAAAGCAATCTCGCAGAGGAGACGCTGTTCATTTGATTAGCTTCGTAATTTATTTGGAACCAATGGACACTAATGCACTGCCGAGTAGtaattaaccgccattttcaatgaacgatcccaattgcttttttaattataggcccatctcattattaaatatctttggAAAGCTCTTGGAGAAGGTTGTCAACAAACAACTCATATCGTTCCTTGAGAAATACAACTTACTCTCTGATAGCCAATTTGGGTTTAGGCGCAAAAAGTCTACTGAGGACGCCATTCTTTCCTTAATGGATGTAGTGTCGAAGAACTTGGATCATGGGAAATGTTGCTTGGGAGTCTTTCTTGACCTTGCCAAGGCCTTCGATACTGTATcggttcaattatttttacgaaAGCTTGAGATGAGAGGAATTAGAGGAATAGCAAATGACTGGTTCCGTGACTATCTTTCGGAACGTCGCCAACGAGTCAGAATTGGTCCCTATTTAAGCAATGAACTTACTGTCGATGTTGGCGTTCCACAGGGTAGCATTCTTGGCCCGACTCTTTTTATCATCTACATTAACGATTTATTAGAATTACCTGAATTAAGttgtaagattttttgttaTGCAGATGATACTGCTTTGATTATCCACGATTCTTCTTGGAACAGAGTTGTTGATAATGCTAAATCTACAATGGAAACAGTTTTCCATTGGCTACAACAAAACTTATTAACAttgaacttaaaaaaatctaaagctATCGCTTTTTACAAAACGCTTGCATCTAAACCCTCTGTCTTGCCTTCCTTAAGAGTTCACACTCGTTGTGTTGATGATTCTGTGTGTAACTGTGAATGTATCATCTACACTGACAACATTCTATGTCTAGGGGTTGTAATCGATGAAaacttatgttttaaaaagCATCTTGCATTTCTCAGTTGCAGAATTAGAAAAtccatttatgttattaaagctCTACGAATCCTCCCAAGAGACATTCTGTTGATGGCAAGGCGTTTACACAGTCTCTACTGTACTACTGCATTCTTGCGTGGGGTGGAGCGATCAAAACTAAATTCATGGAACTCGAGAGAACTCAGCGATCTGATTTAAAGGTGATGTTGCGGAAACTTTTCAGATTCTCTACAGACGAACTTTATTCCGAGTGTAAAGTACTACGAGTACGCCAAATTTACATACTCAAAGCTGTTATTGCTTTACACAAGAGAGCAATTAACTCTGAGGAATTTAAACACCTGTGTCAGCGCCGTATTTATCGTATTCTAACTGCCTTTTTGCTGCCTCACATCTACAATGAGTTATGTTGCCGACTACCGTTGCCGTTAGGCaagttaaaatctaaattaactgAGTGGTTTCTGACACTGTCATACGAAGATACCGaagaattattaattacctTGGGTGACTAACACAAAcgcgcacgcacacgcacgcgctcatacaaacacacacacatacacaatgGTTCTTAATGTCTAACCCTGTCACTATTTTTCCTACATTCGTATTGATCTCAACAGTTTtggttatgtaattaattttaagtaagagtttatatagtttatattattattgttcagaGGGTGGATCCATAAACTATCTGTCCGATAACTTATTGGGTCTGCTACGGGTATGCGACCCCGAACTACTCTAGCTACTAGTGTCACAAACCTTATCTTCCGTGACATTAGTATCCTTGTCCCTTCCATTTCCCTCTTCCTTTCTAATTATCCCTCCTTATATAAATTCCTTTCCTTTCTCCAACCGGCTAAAGGCGGTATAACCTAGCTCAACTAGGCACAGCCAGCCCCCCAGACCGTTGACAGGCAGCAGTATTAACGGTGCGAAGAACTGTGCCTCTGCGATCGCCAACCCGTTTGCCCAGCGTGGCGATTATGGGCATAAACCCTTCAATGATACAGAATCATAGGAAATGGCCCCCAGTTCCCGGTCGCCCTGTTATTCCTGGCCAAGGCGGCGGTCACGGTAACGGCAGGGCAGGGGTGCGAAGAATCCCCGGGCTACGATAGGCCGCCCATCTCAACTGACCCTGGCAACCTACAACGGCAGAAGTCTTCGGCTTGATGAACATCTCGCACAGTTGGAGACGGAGCTAGAGAACATAAGGTGGCATGTCCTAGGGTTGTGTGAAGTCCGTAGAGAGGGAGAGGACTCTATCACCTTAGACTCGGGCCACCTTATATACTACCGCGAAGGCGATAGGATATCCCAGGGTGGTGTAGGCTTTCTCGTCAATAGAGCCCTCACTAACAACGTTGAAGAAATTTCCAGTGTGTCGACCAGGGTAGCTTATATGGTTCTTCGGTTATCTAAACGATATACCATGAAGATCATACAGGTCTACGCACCGACTTCGACACATTCGGACGACGACGTGGAGGATATGTACGAGGACATATCAAAAGCCTTGCACAATACCACAAAGGCCCATTTCAACGTTGTTATGGGGACTTCAACGCTAAAGTGGGAATCCAAAGTCACGGCGAATCCAGAGTGGGACCACATGGTTATGGATGTCGGAATCACAGAGGACAAATGCTCGTAAACTTTCTTGAGAGAAGAGGGCTCTTTTGATGAATTCATTCTTCAAAAGGGACCCCAGAGGAAGTGGACGTGGCGAAGTCCGGATACTGTGACAAAGAACGAGATCGACTTCATCATGACGGACAAAAGCACATATTCAGAGATGTCTCAGTGATTAATAGGTTTAATACCGGATCCGATCACCGACTTGTACGAGGCTCTCTGAATATCGATATTGCTTGAAAGAAGCCGTCTCATGAAGTCCACGCTCCGACCTAATCCACTCCAAATCATGGCGGGTTCCGAAAAGTTCCAGAGAATGCTCGGAAATAGATTCGCTGCATTGGCACCCTCTGAAGACATTGACGAGATCCTACACAATCTGGTTGATGCGCTTAAAGGAGAGGGcatcaaaatctgtaaaatgcagCGTAGAGGCAGAAAGTCCAAACTCTCGGATGAGACTCTACGGCTTATGGCAAATAGACGCGAAAGCACCCAAGTTACTTCGTCAGAGAGGTCAGACCTTAACAGGCGCATAGCAAAATGATACGCCGAGACCTTCGGAGCTTCAATACACGCCTCATTGAAGAAGCGATAGAGCGAAACCGAGGGTCTAAGGTATTTGCTCAGCAGCTTAGAAGGAGCCACCTGACGAAGTTAACGACACAAAAGGGCAAAACCGTTTCGTCACAGTCGGAGATTTTTGCCGAGATTGAGGACTTTATGGTCGATTATACGCTGCACATGCTCCTTATCCACGGCATGTCGACCATGATCCCAGAGCCACCCTGACGCGCCACTACAGCGACGATCTGCCAGAAATCGACCAAGGCGAGATCGTGTTGGCTCTGAGACAACTTAAAATGGAAAAGCCCCGGTGAGGACGGAGTTACTTCGGAGCTCCTGCAGGCAGGTGGCCTTCCTGTCATACAGGAGCTACAAAAGCTGTTTAACACCGTTCTACGTTGGTGGGAGAACTCCAAAGGCGTGGAGTAGGAGTCTGGTGGTTCTTTTCTTTAAGAGGGGGGATAAAACCCTTCTAAAGAATTATAGGCCCATCTCACTCCTGAGCCATGTGTATAAGTTGTTCTCCAGGGTTATCACGAATCGCCTCGCTAGGAGACTCGATGAGTTTCAGCCCCCGGAGCAGGCTGGGTTTCGCGGAGGATACAGTACCATAGACCACATACACACAGTGAGGCAGATTATACAGAAATCCGAGGAGTATAATCGGCCCCTGTGTTTGgcatttgtggactatgagaaggccTTCGACTCTGTCGAAACCTGGGCTGTCCTGGAATCCTTACAGCGTTGTCAAGTAGATTATCGCTA encodes:
- the LOC115448667 gene encoding trypsin, alkaline A-like isoform X1, with the translated sequence MHLFANMRTHIALLALSISAVVAVPANPQRIVGGSTTTISNYPSIVALLYSSNLNQWRQTCGGTIVNSRSIVTAAHCPHGDSTNRWRVRVGSTNANSGGRVINSQRFIIHPNYNRRTLNNDIAIIRLSATISFSNTARAVSFAGPNYNLRDGQVVWAAGWGRTSTNGASSAQLRHVQIWTVNQATCRSRYASIGRTVTDNMLCAGWLNVGGRDQCQGDSGGPLYHNRVLVGVCSWGEGCGLARFPGVNVRVSRYGNWIRNNL
- the LOC115448667 gene encoding trypsin, alkaline B-like isoform X2; its protein translation is MHLFANMRTHIALLALSISAVVAVPANPQRIVGGSTTTISNYPSIVALLYSSNLNQWRQTCGGTIVNSRSIVTAAHCPHGDSTNRWRVRVGSTNANSGGRVINSQRFIIHPNYNRRTLNNDIAIIRLSATISFSNTARAVSFAGPNYNLRDGQVVWAAGWGRTSTNSASSAQLRHVQIWTVNQATCRSRYASTSRTITDNMLCAGSLTVGGRGQCQGDSGGPLYHNRLLVGVYSFGEGCGLVRFPGVNVRVSRYANWIRNNS